In Heliangelus exortis chromosome 27, bHelExo1.hap1, whole genome shotgun sequence, the genomic window cctggggtgcTTTTGAGGGGGGTCCTgagggtttttgggggggtcctgaCGGGAGGTCCTGaagtgttttttggggggttctgaGGGGGTGTCCTGGAGGGCTTTGGGGGGCCCTGAGGGGAGGTTCTgagggattttggggggggggtcctgaggTGCTTTTGGGGGGGTCCTGAAGGGTTTTGGGGGGTCCTGAGgtgattttggggggggatcCTCAGGGGCTTTTGGGGGGAGCCCTGAAGCACCCCTGGAGCTTTTGTGTCGGGGCTCAGAGCCCTTTGAGGACCTCTCAGAGTTTGAGGAGGGGGTTGGGTGGGACCTTTTTGGGGGAGACCGAGGCACTTTTGGGGAGGGTTCCTTTGAGCCTGACCTCgctgctcctctctccccctgcccagggcgtttttctggttggtttctctgctcctctcctctctcctctggtTCGTGGCCGTGCAGCTCAGCGGCCCCCAGGACCCCCGCCCCCAGGAGCGGCTCCTCCTCCTGGGGGCCGCGCTCTCCGTCCTCCTGCAGGAAAGTTTCCGCTTCGCTTACTTCAAACTCCTCAAGTAAGGACCctccccccatcctcccccctTCTCCACCGGACCTTTTCCTCCCCGAATAATCCCCCGGTTCCCCCTCCCGAGCAGGAAGGCAGACGAGGGACTGGCGGCTCTCAGCGAGGACGGGcgctcccccctctccctgcgGCACATGGCCTACGGTCAGAGACCTccccctgctgcctcctgtctgctccttcctcctcctccttcctcatcctccttcctcatcctccttcccatttcctcctcttcatccaTCACactgctcctccttcctctccttcctccttctccttcctgctgcttcctcctcctcttcatccatcacactgctccttcttccttctccttcctcctcttccttcccattGCTTCCTCTTTCCCAttgcttcctcttccttccctctccatcctcctcctctttcccattgcttcctcctcctttttcccactgcctcctcctcctcctctcacactgctcctccttcctcctcttccctcctctccttcctcctcttccctccctctccttcctcctcttccctccctctccttcctcctcttccctccctctccttcctcctcttccttccctctccttcctcctcttccttccctctccttcctcctcttccttccctctccttcttcctcttccttcccattgcttcctcttccttcccattgcttcctcttccttccattgcttcctcttcctcctctcacactgctcctccttcctcctcttccctccctcttcttcctcctcttccctcctcttcttcctcctcttccctccctctccttcctcctcttccttccctctccttcctcctcttccttccctctccttcttcctcttccttcccattgcttcctcttccttcccattgcttcctcttccttccattgcttcctcttcctcctctcacactgctcctccttcctcctcttccctccctcttcttcctcctcttccctccctcttcttcctcctcttccctccctctccttcctcctcttccctctccttcctcctcctccttcccttcccccccttacccctcctctccccccagtCTCAGGCTTGTCCTTCGgcctcagcagctccatcttCTCCCTCACCAACCTCCTGGCTGAGGCCGTGGGGCCGGGCACCGTCGGCATCCACGGGGACTCCCCCTATTACTTCATCACTTCTGGTGAGAcgtcccctccccctgccctttGTCACCCCCTTTGTCCCAAGCCTGAGGGGAcactgaggaggaagaggaaggtggggggggtctcaggggGGTCTCtgtcccctcagcttcctcGCCATGgcccttctcctgctccacACCTTCTGGGGCGTCATCTTCTTCGACGCCTGCCAGCGGTGCCGCTACGGCTGCCTGGGCTTGGTGGTGGCCTCCCACCTCCTCACCTCGGGCCTGGTGAGTGCCACCAACCACCACGGTGTCACCCAAACCCCCCGGGTGGctgcaggaggtgacagggacCCCCCCGGGGGGTcggtgggggggagggggtggtcTGGGCGGAGGTCGCGCTGCCAAGCGGGGATGGGGAGATCCCGGGGGCGATTGCTCCTGGGGTGGCTGCTCCCAAAAGGGGGGAGTTTGTCACCCtggaagggggggtgggggtggcaggAGGTGACACGTGtcc contains:
- the APH1A gene encoding gamma-secretase subunit APH-1A isoform X2 translates to MGAAVFFGCAGIAFGPALALVLLTVAAEPLRVIVLVAGAFFWLVSLLLSSLLWFVAVQLSGPQDPRPQERLLLLGAALSVLLQESFRFAYFKLLKKADEGLAALSEDGRSPLSLRHMAYVSGLSFGLSSSIFSLTNLLAEAVGPGTVGIHGDSPYYFITSGETFLAMALLLLHTFWGVIFFDACQRCRYGCLGLVVASHLLTSGLTFLNPRYEATLGPIFILTLGTALWAFLTAGGSFRNLLKCLSCKQEEDSRVMMYSALRGPCED
- the APH1A gene encoding gamma-secretase subunit APH-1A isoform X1, translating into MGAAVFFGCAGIAFGPALALVLLTVAAEPLRVIVLVAGAFFWLVSLLLSSLLWFVAVQLSGPQDPRPQERLLLLGAALSVLLQESFRFAYFKLLKKADEGLAALSEDGRSPLSLRHMAYAAPSSPSPTSWLRPWGRAPSASTGTPPITSSLLTFLNPRYEATLGPIFILTLGTALWAFLTAGGSFRNLLKCLSCKQEEDSRVMMYSALRGPCED